CCACCCTAATGCTctgtttctccctccctccttcaggTCTGAATGCTGGTGCATTTTATGCCTTGTCCACACTGCTGAATCGTATGCTGATCTTACACTACCCGGTAAGGGAGTTCCCCAAGCCTACTGGGCCTGGAGGGCATGCAGTTTCTAGGTCCGTGTCTACAGGAGCCAGGGAGGTCGTTAATGCTCAGCTTCCCCCAGCTGCAGGTGGCATGTATAGTGTGTGTTTACAGGCTTTAGAGGGAAACTGTCTTGTATCTCTACCCTAGCTAGTGGTACTAAACTGGGTGATGTTGCGATTGTGTGACAAGCTAGTTAGTATCTCTGAgtgctcattctttcttctgcaaaaGAAGCATAATTACTTGTTACAGATTGTGTTTAGGATTAGAAAGTAAATAACACCCCTCATATTTGCgcgtgattatatatatatgtatatgtgtacacacaaacatacatgccacacacacacattcatatcaTATATGATAAATGTAAAGTGCATAGCATGGTACCTGGCAACACactatgtaaatatatacatagaatCACGTATAAGTGATTTAATTTGTAGGATGTGGGCAAGGTTTAACTTTGAACTCTCAGTTGCTCAACTGAcggcattttaaaaatgtttgcagcACCAGTGGAACCTGGATGCTGGGGAGAGATGGAGTGCCCTGGAGTGAGGAATACTTAGGCCACCCCTCCGTTGAAAGGTCTAGAGTCTCACACTTGTACAGATGGTGTGTCAGTTGTGGCCGGGTGTTCCAATTTTGGAGTTTGACAGGTTGAGATCCAATCCTAGCTCTGCACTTAATACTGTGTGACTTTGGTTAATCTCGCGGTGCCTCAATTTTTGCATAATGGGGTTGCTGATTCCTAACGTtatgagaattaagtgagataatacTGTAAAATGTTCAGCTCAGTGCCTGGCTCATGgttagcaataaaaaaaaagtaactattaTCTTTGCATTCCTTCTGGCAATGACAGTTCAAAAAGCCTAACGATgcaatatttgtgtgtgtatatatatatatatatatatatatatttcaatttcccatctgtgaaatgcgAATGATGATAAATAAGATAAAAGGGTTGCTGtaagtattaaatatatatatttaatatgtattatataacataatgcaaaatatatataatatttataaatatatagcgtatatatacacacacacaaactaaaaGTGTTTTTAAGGACAGAATTTGGTTCATTTCTGTTACCCCAGTATCATAACTGCAGATTGGGGTTGTGTTATGTTGGGGGAACCAACTATTTTAGGATTTTCTCCCCACTGGCAGTTTCTTGTAGTCACATCTTGCACTGATACTTTCTGGGAATTAGTCCTAATGGAGCCTGAGTTTCTTGCGTCTGCTCCTTTGTCTCATGGTGCCTGTACTCTATTGGGCGTATTATCCTGTCTGTTGGGTAATCTTTGGGACTATGATTTTCCCAGGGAGAAGAGGTGAACGCTGGAAGGATTGGCCTGACGATCGTCATTGCAGGAATGATTGGGGCTGTCATCTCAGGCATCTGGTTGGATAGGTCCAAAAAATACAAGTAAGTGACTCTTCCTTTTGGAGTGACAGTTGGGAGAACCTGCTTTTCAAAATGACATCTTCATTAGCACTGGGGGTCTGAAAGTTTGGGTACTGCAGCTGGGGACTGAGTGGTCAAGTGGGCGATTTAATTTCATCTTCTCTGACTCCGAgtttcccatttataaaatgagggaaACGGTATCTGTGCTGGGGGGGTCGCAGGGAGATTAGAGATGTTGGACCTGAAGACCCTGCACAGTTCTGTTCTTAACCCCAAGTAGCTTTGTGGATggtgcaaagaaaggaaaatgaaaagaaatgcagggaaaaaaatgtccatacttggaaaatctgtAGAAGCGCCAATGAAAGGTGATGAGGAGGTGATTTCAATGCCCTGTGCCCATGGCTCCCTCTTAGACCCCATGGGATTAACCAAGGTGCTCTGTGCTTATTACAGTTTGCAGCATATTATCTTTCAGCTGCTTGTACCTTGATAGAAAGTGTTGTGATGGGCTTTGGGCCTAACTACCTAATGCAATTTTAAGAGCTCAGAGCAGTTTTTCTAAGATTTTTTGTGTATGCCATTTTCATCCCTGGCtacttaataaaaatacaaattccagAGCCCCACAGAGGCTGATTTAGTAGAGGAATTTGCATTAGGAAAAAGCAACCCTGGGTGCCTCAATTTAAGCCACTTTTGGAGAAAGTGCTCTGGAGATGAGGTCCAGCATCCTTTTATTCTGTCTTTCCAGTGTTCTGCATGCATTGGGTGCCCAATTAATGCTGGCTGATGGGGCAGCTGCCAGGGTTGTGTAGCAGTGGGGCAGGGTTACATTCTTGGCTGTTGTATCAAGGCCTCCAAAGTTCTCAGTGTCTGGAGGCGACAGACAGTGGCAGACCTGTTCTCGGTCACACAAACCCGCCTCTGTGAGGCTCTGGACAGACCAGGTTTCACTCTGGCCACCCCTAATCAAAGGCCAATTGAGGCCAACCCCAGACCTCAGCACAAGGAGGAGCCTGGCTCTGCTTCCTTATTCCTGTTGAAGCTTGGTCACTGTCTTATCTTTGCCATTTATGAATCGCTTGCTTCAGCCAGACATGGGGCAGTGTGGACCACTCACTTCTCAACCAGTGAACAGCAGTATTCCTTTTTCCAGGGCTTGCTCTGCAGTAGGAGAAGGGAGGGATTGGAATGTCAGCTGGCTGGGATGTGGGCAGCCAGATGATATACATGGATTAGAAAATACAATGGAAGGACCTGGAAGGACACCTTCTCAGCACTAACCTAGATGCCACCAGTCCCCAGTGTCAATTACTGTCTAAATCCAGCAGTTGGCACGAGACACAATTCAGGCAGAGAAAGAACAACTTTCTGTGGATGAGAGAGCCCTGTGATCTTGTCATTTTGGTGCCAGTGCTCATTCTGTAAAGCTCCCAGATTTGCTCAGTTTGGTTTGGAGGCTGGAATTGGGTGGTCAGGTCTGTTTATTTTGGGCTGAGACTACAAACACCTTTTCTAAACTAGTCAGTGGTTTAATATGAAGGTCTGGTTAAAtgaacatggcaaaaaaaaaaaatgttcagctTTTGTTGAACTCATGGGGTCAGCGAGAAAGACTGGTGTCCGTGGTATTGCCTTCTGCAGGGTGGGTGGGAGTAAAACGAGGGAGcggggggaaggaaggagggactCTTCCACTCTCAGCAGCAGCTCTGAACcattgggtgggggtgggggggctctgACCTTGGCTTTTCTAAAGCTCTGGAAGCTTTTCTAAAGCTCTGGAAGCTCTGGCCTTGGCTTTTCCAAACATGCAGCTGCATTGTGAGTCTTTATTCCTGTGTGCAGTGCTAGAAGGAGCCTAAGTTTTGGAGTCAGAAAGACCTCGTTCAAATCCCAACTTTGCCATTTCCTCATGCCAGGTTACTTTGGACAAGTAACTTAACTGGTCAGAGCCTCAGGTTCTCATTTGTATTGGGGAGAATCATACATTTCTTGCAGGGCTTTGACAAGGACCAAGTGAAATCATAAATGCATGTAAAGTGCATCACACAATTTCTGACACCCAAATAAATGTAGCTATAAGTTTGATATAACCATGAGGTGGCTCTGCTGTGTCCCCACAATGTGTCTGGCTTCTGGGAAGATATATGAAGTCTTGTGCTTTGATTGCCTGAGTCCTCATATTCAtggcaggagggcagggggctGTGCCGAGCCTGTGTCCTGCAATACATCATTTGGGGAGGAGCATGTGGGTTTGATTGCAGAAGGAAGCAGGGCAACCATGGAGTGCTGAGTGGGTGACATGGGAAGAGAAGTGTATGCGACGGCACAAGCAGGGGTGAGCCTGAGACAGAAACAGGACCTTGCTGATGGCACTTCTGAAGGGACTGACAAGGGGAATTGTAACAGGAAAGGGGTGGGTGACTCCCTGTTTGCCTTTGGAACAAAGCACTAAGTTAAGAGCTGGAGAAtgttctcttagccactgactgGGGCTTATGGTAGCTCAGATTCAATAGGAAAAAGCTGTGCTGGGTCTGTACAAGTGATAACAGGAAGACAGAAGGTCAGTCAGATCCCTGCTCCGTGTTGTCATGGGGTCTTGGGACAAAGTGAACAAGCAGAATCGGACAGCTTCTGGGATAGTCCTACACTTCACTGCTACCTGCCCCCAGCCGGTGTTTGCCCTGCTTTTCCTGGTGGGGTGTTGGGGGAAGGAAAGGGTCGTGCCCTTCTTGCTTGTGGATAGGATAGTCAAGGGGCTGTTTGGTATTGTTGAGAGGGTTCTGCAGGAAGAGAACACATACAGCAAGAGGGCTTTACGTTCTCCTGGACTTTCCCTTTGTAGCACTGACCATGaagtaattaaataattattagtGTGACCACGGGGTCAGTGTGCATCCCTCTCATGGATGTAAAGATGTCCCAGCACCCAGCAGAGGGCTTGATACTGAGTAGGTAGATGTttgttcagtgaatgaatgaatgaatgaatgaatcaatgaccCTGTTAAAGTCAGAAGCGAGTGACGTGGCTTCTTTACCTCTCGTTTAGGGAGACAACCCTGGTGGTATACATCATGACTCTGGTGGGCATGGTGGTGTACACCTTGACCTTGAACCTCGTGCACTTGTGGGTGGTCTTCATCACAGCTGGCACAATGGGGTAAGTGTCACCTCTCACTTCTCACTTCATTTGGAAAACACCATCCTGGAAACAATATCGATTCCCTTGTTGTGTTCTGAGTGACCTCGGGAGATGAGGAAATGGTACTCAGGAGTCTTGTTTACTTGTAGCACTTCAAAAGGCAGCCCGGGGCTTCCAGGCCCATCTGTGCTGTGGGAATGGAGAGAAGCTTGCAGTGTGCCCTTTACTAACCCCTGGGAGGCTTTTCTGAGTCCACCTGGGGCAACAAGGTGGGATAGAAGAATCACAGAGCTtggaatcagaaactctgggtcTTGGTCTCAGTTCTGTTGCTATCTGTTAGACCACAGGCatatcaatttcctcatctgcaaatgaAGATGAGTGGTCTGCCTCATAGAGTTGTTGGAAGGATTGAGAGAGATAGTAGATATGAAAGTGGCAAGAAGTGTGGTACAGCTGTAACAACCTAGAAACAGAATTTTCTGGACCTGTTATAAGAGAATGCATAGGAAACAGTAGTCCTTCCTCAGGGGTCTCTGCTCAGCTCCACCTACCATTTATTTCCCTGAGGTagtgaatgtgtatgtgtgtgtgtgtgtgtgtgtgtgagagagagagagagagagagagagagagagatgaatagATAAAGATACAAAGACAGAGAGACACATACACCACTGGCACTTATCCTTTCTCTGCTGGGTACTCTTcggagagaaataaaaaggatacagAGCTCCTTCCAGGTCAGAGATGCCAAATATCCAGGGACTTCCCCATCCCAACACTGAGCCTGGGTACCTATGGCATGAGGCCTCTCTACTGAAAGTTGAACACACCAGTATGTCAGCCCCTTCTGTAATGATGGCTGGATGTCCAGAGGCCCCCTGAGCCCAAGACCTACATATGAACTTCTTCCTGACCAGCAAGGGCATCCTTTTCCTTGGTTGGCCGTCATAGGGATGGCCAGATCACTTAAAGTCTTGGGAAGTCTAGATGGGAAGAAGCAAAACAGGAAAGGGAAATGTAAGAGAAGAGGTAGGCTcccctttatttttgttctgGAAATTGTCCATTATCTACTTTCTCTGATCTGGTCTTTAGCTTCTTTATGACCAGCTATCTTCCACTGGGATTTGAGTTTGCGGTGGAGTTGACGTACCCAGAATCAGAAGGCATGTCATCTGGCCTCCTCAATGTGTCTGCCCAGGTAGGGCTCTTACTTGCTCTCAGCTCCCCACCCGGCATGGCTAGCACAGACCCTGTACCCACCATGGGCTAGTTGCCTAAGTCCTGGTTTTCAGTCTTCCTGGTACTTTTCCAGGTATTTGGAATCATCTTCACTATCTGCCAGGGCCAGATCATCGAGAACTATGGAAGCATGCCCGGAAACATCTTCCTGTGTCTGTTCCTCACCCTTGGAGTGGCCCTCACTGGTGAGTTGGGG
This genomic stretch from Tamandua tetradactyla isolate mTamTet1 chromosome 12, mTamTet1.pri, whole genome shotgun sequence harbors:
- the FLVCR2 gene encoding choline/ethanolamine transporter FLVCR2 isoform X5 — its product is MVAMKELGIAIGFLVPPILVPNIKDDDKLAYHISIMFYLIAGVATLLFILVIIVFKEKPKYPPSRAQSLSYALASTDASYLSAIVRLFKNLNFVLLIISYGLNAGAFYALSTLLNRMLILHYPGEEVNAGRIGLTIVIAGMIGAVISGIWLDRSKKYKETTLVVYIMTLVGMVVYTLTLNLVHLWVVFITAGTMGFFMTSYLPLGFEFAVELTYPESEGMSSGLLNVSAQVFGIIFTICQGQIIENYGSMPGNIFLCLFLTLGVALTVFIRADLRRQKANKETPENKLQEEEESNTSKAPTTVSEEHF